From the Corticium candelabrum chromosome 2, ooCorCand1.1, whole genome shotgun sequence genome, one window contains:
- the LOC134198186 gene encoding uncharacterized protein LOC134198186, with translation MDLNVIRLTTVNGTEFLLQAPDTETGDSWAEVIGDTIRQLEQDKTIANPMVAECDICSSSRPLLDAHNSELIAAMQDPDAGVPLGEHKNGLKTYKDCFAGVLCVLSSSKFTCIKILFVACEGCELIEWLLSWSFVTMREEGCQLANSLLNKAYL, from the exons ATGGATCTG AATGTCATTCGACTGACGACTGTCAACGGCACTGAGTTCTTACTGCAAGCTCCAGACACTGAGACTGGAGATAGTTGGGCTGAGGTGATCGGTGATACGATACGACAGCTGGAGCAAGACAAAAcg atTGCGAATCCAATGGTTGCTGAATGTGACATTTGTTCATCTTCCAGGCCATTGCTTGATGCTCATAATAG TGAACTGATAGCCGCCATGCAAGACCCTGATGCCGGCGTTCCACTTGGCGAGCACAAGAATGGACTGAAAACATACAAAGACTGTTTTgctggtgtgttgtgtgtcttatCCTCATCTAAGTTTACTTGcataaaaattttgtttgttgcatgtgaagGTTGTGAGTTAATTGAGTGGTTGTTGTCGTGGTCGTTTGTCACAATGAGGGAGGAAGGATGTCAATTAGCAAACAGTCTGTTGAACAAAGCGTATCTTTAG
- the LOC134198204 gene encoding uncharacterized protein LOC134198204 isoform X2 yields MSTSQQEDYQRYITDNMVELVQKLCVSAIIDHLLSHRLLTMEERDRLMQCSTEQDRSRMLLCDILRYKGNDVVGRLCDVLVAAGQQHIIREVMGKEDVVESAKCSIKVGVSGQKASSQRFVSSPCRPSGTRCESERKEGTAARDLDLRKSAMCSRKVGARSKKRGKNRVTSLQHLHAGKRCKSGSSKTTASHDLECEDDEGMLALDSTSHDPDAVETSGESEEPPTVSTDVTTEVVLCARASSSLTSEDESWPAIRRNHDFLFQHLLFSQQFLRRLYEQRFLSNDEFGSLRRSSLTQEANKHRLLFDILPSKPMSMFPAFCNILHSVGQSDVAVKLEQNVVHDNRLLQETKHQRNRSLSEKVETLTAQVVRLEREKTAACKQTEEERKRTHAEKLRADAGDWTNLAFRCDKAQHVKRMKINDSLPSWTQWNVHIPDESLIPYNRMGEIEGRLVVGGGGDNLHVLTYEHDKWDKFVRKNGDIWNVVCHQGVCLVCVKDGDKHQFVIEQFYLNEDKKWRFLTVLPNELQLYYVSVALHDNSLYVVGGRTKSEEIVNTARVCDLHSGHWYKMDDMQAKRCVCSSVIINNTVFVGGGLTDGDYFSDTVECADVRDRKWRTITSTTTYRPTLTSVSNRLVAIGGTAQLLYSSPSNIVELYDERSTKWLPLPHMTHKRWEHAAFSTQNGELITAGGFPEYSIQSLKCD; encoded by the exons ATGAGTACATCTCAGCAGGAAGACTACCAACGCTACATCACAGACAATATGGTGGAACTTGTTCaaaagttgtgtgtgtctgctatAATAGACCATTTACTCTCACATCGTTTGCTAACAATGGAAGAACGTGATAGACTGATGCAATGTTCTACTGAGCAAGACAGATCTCGCATGTTGCTGTGCGACATTCTGCGATACAAGGGAAATGATGTTGTTGGTAGATTGTGTGACGTCCTCGTGGCTGCAGGACAGCAGCACATAATAAGAGAAGTTATGGGTAAAGAAG atgtAGTGGAGAGTGCAAAGTGTAGCATCAAAGTTGGTGTGAGTGGTCAGAAAGCGTCGAGTCAACGATTTGTGTCATCACCATGCCGACCATCTGGTACTCGATGTGAGAGTGAGAGGAAAGAGGGAACTGCAGCACGTGACTTAG ATCTCAGGAAGAGTGCAATGTGTAGTAGGAAAGTTGGTGCAAGAAGCAAGAAAAGAGGCAAAAATCGTGTGACATCGTTGCAACATCTACATGCTGGTAAAAGATGTAAGAGTGGGAGCAGCAAGACAACTGCATCACATGACTTAG AATGTGAAGATGATGAAGGAATGTTGGCATTAGACTCGACATCACATGATCCAG ATGCAGTGGAAACATCAGGGGAAAGTGAAGAGCCACCAACCGTCAGTACTGATGTAACTACTGAGGTTGttctgtgtgcacgtgcatcaTCTTCACTCACATCAGAAGACGAGTCGTGGCCTGCCATTCGAAGGAATCATGATTTCCTTTTCCAACATCTTCTTTTCAGTCAGCAATTTCTTCGTCGTCTCTATGAACAACGTTTTTTATCAAATGATGAGTTTGGGTCTCTTCGTCGCAGCTCTCTCACTCAGGAAGCTAATAAACATCGTCTTCTCTTTGATATTCTTCCCAGCAAGCCAATGAGTATGTTTCCAGCATTCTGTAACATTCTTCACAGTGTGGGTCAATCAGATGTTGCCGTAAAGCTGGAGCAGAATGTTGTACATGACAATCGTTTGTTACAAG AGACGAAACATCAACGAAATAGAAGTTTATCAGAGAAAGTGGAGACATTGACAGCTCAAGTTGTTAGACTAGAAAGAGAGAAAACAGCAGCTTGTAAGCAAACTGAAGAAGAAAGGAAACGAACTCATGCAGAAAAGTTACGTGCTGATGCTGGAGATTGGACAAATTTGGCATTTCGTTGTGACAAAGCACAACATGTTAAGAGGATGAAG atcaatgacagtctgCCATCATGGACACAGTGGAATGTACACATACCTGATGAGAGTTTGATACCATATAATAGAATGGGAGAGATTGAAGGCAGACTAGTGGTAGGAGGTGGTGGTGATAATCTGCATGTTCTCACTTATGAACATGATAAGTGGGACAAGTTTGTCAGAAAGAATGGTGACATCTGGAATGTAGTGtgtcatcaaggtgtgtgtctggtgtgtgtgaaGGATGGAGATAAAcatcagtttgtgattgaacaattttatttgaatgaagacaagaaatggcgtttcctcacagttctaccaaacgaactgcagttgtattatgtatctgttgctcttcatgacaactcactgtatgtggtgggtGGTAGGACTAAGTCAGAGGAGATAGTGAAcacagcacgtgtgtgtgaccttcacagcggtcattggtataagatggatgacatgcaaGCAAAACGTTgtgtctgttcttctgttattataaacaacacagtgtttgtagggGGAGGATTGACTGATGGAGATTACTTCAGTGATACtgttgagtgtgcagatgttcgtgacagaaaatggagaacaatcACCTCTACAACCACATATAGACCTACACTAACGTCAGTCAGTAACAGACTGGTGGCAATTGGAGGAACGGCACAACTCCTTTATTCTTCTCcttctaatattgtagaattatatgatgagagatctaccaaatggcttcctcttccacacatgacacacaaacggtgggaacatgctgcattctcaactcagaatggagaactcatcacagcaggaGGGTTTCCTGAATATTCAATACAAAGTCTTAAGTGTGACTAA
- the LOC134198204 gene encoding uncharacterized protein LOC134198204 isoform X1, whose product MSTSQQEDYQRYITDNMVELVQKLCVSAIIDHLLSHRLLTMEERDRLMQCSTEQDRSRMLLCDILRYKGNDVVGRLCDVLVAAGQQHIIREVMGKEDVVESAKCSIKVGVSGQKASSQRFVSSPCRPSGTRCESERKEGTAARDLDLRKSAMCSRKVGARSKKRGKNRVTSLQHLHAGKRCKSGSSKTTASHDLECEDDEGMLALDSTSHDPDAVETSGESEEPPTVSTDVTTEVVLCARASSSLTSEDESWPAIRRNHDFLFQHLLFSQQFLRRLYEQRFLSNDEFGSLRRSSLTQEANKHRLLFDILPSKPMSMFPAFCNILHSVGQSDVAVKLEQNVVHDNRLLQETKHQRNRSLSEKVETLTAQVVRLEREKTAACKQTEEERKRTHAEKLRADAGDWTNLAFRCDKAQHVKRMKVWEINDSLPSWTQWNVHIPDESLIPYNRMGEIEGRLVVGGGGDNLHVLTYEHDKWDKFVRKNGDIWNVVCHQGVCLVCVKDGDKHQFVIEQFYLNEDKKWRFLTVLPNELQLYYVSVALHDNSLYVVGGRTKSEEIVNTARVCDLHSGHWYKMDDMQAKRCVCSSVIINNTVFVGGGLTDGDYFSDTVECADVRDRKWRTITSTTTYRPTLTSVSNRLVAIGGTAQLLYSSPSNIVELYDERSTKWLPLPHMTHKRWEHAAFSTQNGELITAGGFPEYSIQSLKCD is encoded by the exons ATGAGTACATCTCAGCAGGAAGACTACCAACGCTACATCACAGACAATATGGTGGAACTTGTTCaaaagttgtgtgtgtctgctatAATAGACCATTTACTCTCACATCGTTTGCTAACAATGGAAGAACGTGATAGACTGATGCAATGTTCTACTGAGCAAGACAGATCTCGCATGTTGCTGTGCGACATTCTGCGATACAAGGGAAATGATGTTGTTGGTAGATTGTGTGACGTCCTCGTGGCTGCAGGACAGCAGCACATAATAAGAGAAGTTATGGGTAAAGAAG atgtAGTGGAGAGTGCAAAGTGTAGCATCAAAGTTGGTGTGAGTGGTCAGAAAGCGTCGAGTCAACGATTTGTGTCATCACCATGCCGACCATCTGGTACTCGATGTGAGAGTGAGAGGAAAGAGGGAACTGCAGCACGTGACTTAG ATCTCAGGAAGAGTGCAATGTGTAGTAGGAAAGTTGGTGCAAGAAGCAAGAAAAGAGGCAAAAATCGTGTGACATCGTTGCAACATCTACATGCTGGTAAAAGATGTAAGAGTGGGAGCAGCAAGACAACTGCATCACATGACTTAG AATGTGAAGATGATGAAGGAATGTTGGCATTAGACTCGACATCACATGATCCAG ATGCAGTGGAAACATCAGGGGAAAGTGAAGAGCCACCAACCGTCAGTACTGATGTAACTACTGAGGTTGttctgtgtgcacgtgcatcaTCTTCACTCACATCAGAAGACGAGTCGTGGCCTGCCATTCGAAGGAATCATGATTTCCTTTTCCAACATCTTCTTTTCAGTCAGCAATTTCTTCGTCGTCTCTATGAACAACGTTTTTTATCAAATGATGAGTTTGGGTCTCTTCGTCGCAGCTCTCTCACTCAGGAAGCTAATAAACATCGTCTTCTCTTTGATATTCTTCCCAGCAAGCCAATGAGTATGTTTCCAGCATTCTGTAACATTCTTCACAGTGTGGGTCAATCAGATGTTGCCGTAAAGCTGGAGCAGAATGTTGTACATGACAATCGTTTGTTACAAG AGACGAAACATCAACGAAATAGAAGTTTATCAGAGAAAGTGGAGACATTGACAGCTCAAGTTGTTAGACTAGAAAGAGAGAAAACAGCAGCTTGTAAGCAAACTGAAGAAGAAAGGAAACGAACTCATGCAGAAAAGTTACGTGCTGATGCTGGAGATTGGACAAATTTGGCATTTCGTTGTGACAAAGCACAACATGTTAAGAGGATGAAGGTATGGGAG atcaatgacagtctgCCATCATGGACACAGTGGAATGTACACATACCTGATGAGAGTTTGATACCATATAATAGAATGGGAGAGATTGAAGGCAGACTAGTGGTAGGAGGTGGTGGTGATAATCTGCATGTTCTCACTTATGAACATGATAAGTGGGACAAGTTTGTCAGAAAGAATGGTGACATCTGGAATGTAGTGtgtcatcaaggtgtgtgtctggtgtgtgtgaaGGATGGAGATAAAcatcagtttgtgattgaacaattttatttgaatgaagacaagaaatggcgtttcctcacagttctaccaaacgaactgcagttgtattatgtatctgttgctcttcatgacaactcactgtatgtggtgggtGGTAGGACTAAGTCAGAGGAGATAGTGAAcacagcacgtgtgtgtgaccttcacagcggtcattggtataagatggatgacatgcaaGCAAAACGTTgtgtctgttcttctgttattataaacaacacagtgtttgtagggGGAGGATTGACTGATGGAGATTACTTCAGTGATACtgttgagtgtgcagatgttcgtgacagaaaatggagaacaatcACCTCTACAACCACATATAGACCTACACTAACGTCAGTCAGTAACAGACTGGTGGCAATTGGAGGAACGGCACAACTCCTTTATTCTTCTCcttctaatattgtagaattatatgatgagagatctaccaaatggcttcctcttccacacatgacacacaaacggtgggaacatgctgcattctcaactcagaatggagaactcatcacagcaggaGGGTTTCCTGAATATTCAATACAAAGTCTTAAGTGTGACTAA
- the LOC134198128 gene encoding D-aminoacyl-tRNA deacylase 1-like, with protein sequence MRAVVQRVTGARVEVGGEVVSSIGRGLCVLIGISRDDTVKDMEFIVRKILNLRVFPDGEKMWSRNVMECDYEVLCVSQFTLQCVLKGNKPDFHCAMAADESKLLYENVVGNMKSVYRPDKIKDGVFGAYMQVHIQNDGPVTIPLESPPSQPSKERKPPNPPGTGRRHHDQSSVSLPDSDSVKVVAASDCKKPTASSEI encoded by the exons ATGCGCGCTGTTGTGCAGAGGGTGACGGGAGCCAGAGTGGAAG TTGGTGGTGAGGTGGTCAGTTCTATTGGTCGAGGtctttgtgtgttgattgggATTTCACGAGATGACACAGTGAAGGATATGgagtttat AGTTCGTAAAATATTGAACCTACGAGTATTTCCAGATGGAGAAAAAATGTGGTCAAGAAATGTAATGGAATGTGATTACGAAGTCTTATGTGTCAGTCAG TTTACCTTGCAATGCGTCTTGAAAGGCAACAAACCGGACTTTCATTGTGCAATGGCAGCAGATGAGTCGAAACTGTTGTATGAGAATGTAGTGGGCAACATGAAAAGTGTTTACCGTCCAGACAAGATAAAGG ATGGAGTGTTTGGTGCATACATGCAAGTTCATATACAAAACGATGGTCCAGTTACTATTCCTCTTGAGTCACCGCCAAGTCAACCAAGCAAG GAACGTAAACCACCTAACCCACCAGGAACCGGTAGACGTCATCATGATCAATCCTCAGTATCATTGCCAGATTCAGATTCGGTAAAAGTTGTCGCTGCAAGCGACTGCAAGAAGCCAACCGCCAGCAGTGAGATTTAA
- the LOC134198127 gene encoding uncharacterized protein LOC134198127, with protein MSRVVEENRTKFYEGDVSRKLGGLRGEEHLIVRLDEVICTLENQKETLWLELSAFRFRSGESKFKINLSQSQWRHQVNQKDLRLYIVVQNNCQTLKIEKYNFRMCSRQQLASWAAELIQASTFHTENQLRRCFHVKIATEDQEIHSSTMHNPQIPISGLLQAFHPNTSKVVVRDPITLSLIQVYDMTTLTAMSLEYIPQPYILLSLRHVTATLPTSQVFLSFHSVRVAEEALKFLETFLSHHIPDVYSFVKRNVVEEKHQLRRGLTFLKRNVRVVLALSETDSEENKATNNCDVGSVSDAYEVPLELLGHETIKSADEGTLLPVLPDRTSASSCNDSYRPVAPPVRDIIRPGFVVPRNPPPVSSNDAPKTSIYEDVF; from the exons ATGTCTCGAGTTGTGGAGGAGAATAGAACAAAGTTCTATGAGGGAGACGTATCAAGGAAACTAGGAGGG CTAAGAGGTGAAGAGCATCTCATAGTGAGACTTGACGAAGTTATTTGCACTCTAGAGAACCAAAAAG aGACCTTGTGGCTGGAGTTGTCAGCTTTCCGTTTTCGTTCGGGAGaatcaaaattcaaaataaaCTTAAGTCAGTCACAGTGGCGGCATCAAGTAAACCAGAAGGATCTCCGCCTTTACATCGTTGTTCAAAACAACTGTCAAACGTTGAAGATAGAGAAATACAACTTCCGAATGTGTTCAAGGCAACAACTAGCATCGTGGGCAGCAGAACTTATACAGGCATCTACGTTTCACACAG AAAACCAATTGAGACGTTGTTTCCACGTCAAAATAGCCACAGAAGACCAAGAGATTCACAGCAGTACAATGCACAACCCACAAATACCAATTTCCGGCCTCTTGCAAGCGTTCCATCCAAACACGTCTAAAGTCGTCGTTCGAGATCCaatcactctctcactcattcAAGTGTACGACATGACGACATTAACCGCCATGTCACTCGAGTACATCCCACAGCCTTACATTTTGCTCTCTCTCCGACACGTGACAGCCACTCTACCAACATCACAAGTATTTCTCAGCTTCCATTCGGTTCGAGTCGCCGAAGAGGCACTAAAATTTCTAGAAACCTTTTTGTCTCATCATATACCCGACGTGTACAGCTTTGTAAAACGCAATGTAGTAGAAGAGAAACACCAACTTCGACGAGGTTTGACTTTCCTAAAGAGAAATGTTCGTGTCGTCCTTGCCCTTTCAGAGACCGACAGCGAAGAGAACAAAGCGACAAACAACTGTGATGTTGGTTCGGTTTCGGATGCTTACGAAGTTCCATTGGAATTGCTCGGCCATGAGACTATCAAGTCAGCAGACGAGGGGACACTCCTACCCGTTCTACCGGATAGAACATCAGCAAGTAGCTGTAATGATTCATACAGACCCGTAGCTCCTCCAGTTAGAGACATTATAAGGCCCGGTTTTGTTGTACCTAGAAATCCCCCTCCAGTTAGTTCGAACGATGCACCAAAGACCAGCATATACGAAGACGTTTTTTAA
- the LOC134198231 gene encoding pleckstrin-like, whose translation MQTLSPRVVLKEGFLVKKGHVRHNWRTRWFVLCPDVLTYYRQKNDATPAGEINLGGCALVCPVPDYTKRPNVIRLTTVNGTEFLLQAPDTETRDSWAEVIGDTIRQLEQDKTIANPMVAECDICSTPRPLLDAHNSELIAAMQDPDAGVPLGEHKNRLKTYKDCFAGCELIEWLLSWSFVTLREEGCQLANSLLNEAYLQPVGGLSKESFKKHSHSKKLAFVDGVAALYRFSALTPSKPVEQCFSTLSRDADLTSSETDSSSECGRHSVALQQPMGQSGGKIGKITRQGFLMKKGHRRHNWKARKFVLHKGASGLLYYRGSKEEEPLGSILLEGCTVEEVEQKEGLPALSKSRRDHLFIIRTATGVVYLLQASTREEMQSWIAAIRVAS comes from the exons ATGCAGACGCTCTCTCCTCGAGTGGTTTTGAAGGAAGGCTTTCTCGTCAAGAAG GGTCACGTGCGACACAACTGGAGAACGCGGTGGTTCGTCCTCTGTCCCGACGTCTTGACGTACTACCGACAGAAGAAC GATGCAACTCCTGCTGGTGAGATCAATCTGGGAGGATGTGCTCTTGTCTGTCCAGTACCTGACTACACAAAACGTCCA AATGTCATTCGACTGACGACTGTCAACGGCACTGAGTTCTTACTGCAAGCTCCAGACACTGAGACTCGAGATAGTTGGGCTGAGGTGATCGGTGATACGATACGACAGCTGGAGCAAGACAAAAcg atTGCGAATCCAATGGTTGCTGAATGTGACATTTGTTCAACTCCTAGGCCATTGCTTGATGCTCATAATAG TGAACTGATAGCCGCCATGCAAGACCCTGATGCCGGCGTTCCACTCGGCGAGCACAAGAATCGACTGAAAACATACAAAGACTGTTTTgctg GTTGTGAGTTAATTGAGTGGTTGTTGTCGTGGTCGTTTGTCACATTGAGGGAGGAAGGATGTCAATTAGCAAACAGTCTGTTGAACGAAGCGTATCTTCAGCCGGTGGGAGGGTTGAGTAAAGAGTCGTTCAAGAAGCATTCGCATTCGAAGAAGTTGGCATTTGTGGATGGCGTAGCAGCTTTGTATAGATtt TCTGCTCTCACACCATCCAAACCAGTAGAACAGTGTTTCAGTACATTGTCAAGAGATGCAGATTTGACCAGTTCAGAGACAGACTCGAGTTCTGAATGTGGCAGACACAGTGTGGCACTTCAACAGCCG ATGGGTCAATCAGGTGGGAAAATTGGGAAAATAACAAGGCAAGGATTCTTAATGAAAAAG GGACATCGGAGACATAACTGGAAAGCGAGAAAGTTTGTATTGCACAAGGGTGCAAGTGGTTTGCTGTATTATCGAGGATCTAAG GAGGAAGAGCCACTGGGTTCAATTCTTCTTGAGGGCTGCACCGTGGAAGAAGTGGAACAGAAAGAAG GGCTTCCTGCACTCAGTAAATCACGTCGTGATCATCTATTTATCATCCGTACTGCTACTGGTGTCGTCTACCTTCTTCAAGCatcaacaagagaagaaatgcAGTCGTGGATCGCTGCCATCAGAGTCGCCAGTTAA